One window of Trinickia caryophylli genomic DNA carries:
- the ruvX gene encoding Holliday junction resolvase RuvX, whose protein sequence is MSKPVGPEATLLAFDYGEKRIGVAIGNALTRHARALAVVPNRNREFRFEALGKLIGEWKPDALVVGLPLHPDGTPHARTQLAKRFGNQLNGRFNLPVSWVDERYSSVEAAADLRERGTGDDMLDAEAARVILQQYLDGLTDELH, encoded by the coding sequence ATGAGCAAGCCCGTCGGGCCTGAGGCGACGCTGCTTGCATTCGACTACGGCGAAAAACGCATCGGCGTGGCAATTGGCAACGCCTTGACGCGTCACGCGCGTGCGCTGGCGGTCGTGCCCAATCGCAACCGCGAATTTCGCTTCGAAGCACTCGGCAAACTGATCGGGGAATGGAAGCCGGATGCCCTCGTGGTCGGCCTTCCTCTGCACCCTGACGGCACCCCTCACGCGCGCACTCAGCTTGCCAAGCGTTTCGGCAATCAGTTGAACGGACGTTTCAATCTCCCCGTGAGCTGGGTCGACGAGCGTTATTCGTCGGTCGAGGCGGCGGCCGATCTGCGCGAGCGCGGGACGGGCGACGACATGCTCGACGCCGAGGCCGCACGCGTCATTCTTCAACAATACCTGGACGGACTTACCGATGAGTTGCATTGA
- the groES gene encoding co-chaperone GroES: MNLRPLHDRVIVKRLDQETKTASGIVIPDAAAEKPDQGEVLAIGPGKRNDKGDQIALDVKVGDRVLFGKYAGQTVKVDGQELLVMREEDIMAVVQK; this comes from the coding sequence ATGAACCTTCGTCCTTTGCACGATCGCGTCATCGTGAAGCGTTTGGATCAGGAAACCAAGACCGCCTCGGGCATCGTGATTCCTGACGCCGCCGCCGAAAAGCCGGATCAAGGCGAGGTGCTCGCGATCGGGCCGGGTAAGCGCAATGACAAGGGCGATCAAATCGCGCTCGACGTCAAAGTCGGCGACCGTGTCCTGTTCGGCAAGTACGCCGGCCAGACGGTCAAGGTCGACGGCCAGGAATTGCTGGTGATGCGCGAAGAAGACATCATGGCAGTCGTCCAGAAGTAA
- the thiD gene encoding bifunctional hydroxymethylpyrimidine kinase/phosphomethylpyrimidine kinase, translating to MPSAAPPIVLTFGLSDPTGGFGVQADLLTLASMGCHGVSVLTGYTVRDSATCEEVTGLDPDVVATQARMLLEDMPIAAFKVGAATRAEVVSAVAEVISDYDDIPLILAPDFTVDDEHVLAADELRESIADLLAPQTTVLVADHATLCALAQPDGDAESPSLDAAIAQLLSQGTEYILATEPGTHRLVNTLFSEDGQLRQDMWDRPAHRIMGTTDTLGAAIAALLANGQEPAEAAREAQEYLYQATRNAFRPGMGAYLPDRFFWARDDDSDEVRAASPRYKQPPR from the coding sequence ATGCCCAGTGCCGCTCCTCCGATCGTCCTTACCTTCGGCCTCTCCGACCCGACCGGTGGTTTCGGCGTGCAAGCCGACTTGCTGACGCTGGCAAGCATGGGCTGCCACGGCGTCTCGGTGCTGACGGGCTACACGGTGCGAGACTCGGCCACCTGCGAGGAGGTCACGGGGCTCGACCCCGACGTCGTGGCAACGCAGGCGCGCATGCTGCTCGAAGACATGCCGATTGCCGCCTTCAAGGTGGGAGCGGCCACGCGAGCGGAGGTGGTGAGCGCGGTTGCCGAAGTCATTTCCGATTACGACGATATTCCGCTCATTCTCGCGCCCGACTTCACTGTCGACGACGAACACGTGCTTGCGGCCGATGAACTGCGCGAATCCATCGCCGATTTGCTCGCGCCGCAAACAACGGTGCTCGTAGCCGATCACGCCACGCTGTGCGCGCTCGCACAGCCCGACGGCGATGCCGAATCGCCGAGCCTGGATGCGGCCATCGCACAACTGCTCTCGCAGGGGACGGAGTATATCCTCGCCACCGAGCCGGGCACGCATCGGCTCGTCAACACCCTTTTCAGCGAAGACGGCCAGTTGCGTCAGGACATGTGGGATCGCCCCGCGCACCGCATCATGGGCACGACGGACACACTCGGCGCGGCCATTGCGGCACTGCTTGCCAACGGGCAGGAGCCCGCGGAAGCCGCACGCGAGGCTCAGGAGTACCTTTACCAGGCGACACGCAACGCCTTTCGCCCAGGTATGGGTGCCTATCTGCCCGATCGCTTCTTCTGGGCCCGCGATGACGACAGCGACGAAGTGCGGGCGGCCAGTCCGCGATACAAGCAGCCTCCGCGGTGA
- the pyrR gene encoding bifunctional pyr operon transcriptional regulator/uracil phosphoribosyltransferase PyrR: MSCIDAEASYRALLDQIRDAYGQSFGAHDAPVLAGVYSGGAWLAERLARDLGIASFGVVNVALHRDDYAKKGLHSQASPTSLPFEVDGRRIVLVDDVLYTGRTVRAAMNELYDYGRPAAIELAVLAERGGRELPIAARFVGARTEVDADTTLVLERGTDGRFTFRTEPRVD, translated from the coding sequence ATGAGTTGCATTGATGCCGAAGCGTCTTATCGCGCTTTGCTCGATCAGATTCGCGACGCGTACGGCCAATCGTTCGGCGCGCACGATGCGCCGGTACTGGCGGGCGTGTACAGCGGCGGAGCATGGCTCGCCGAGCGGCTCGCGCGCGATCTCGGCATCGCGTCTTTCGGCGTGGTCAACGTCGCATTGCATCGCGACGATTATGCCAAGAAGGGCCTGCACAGCCAGGCGAGCCCGACATCGCTGCCGTTCGAGGTCGACGGGCGGCGCATCGTGCTCGTGGACGACGTCCTGTATACGGGGCGCACGGTGCGCGCCGCGATGAACGAACTCTACGACTACGGGCGTCCCGCCGCGATCGAGCTGGCAGTCCTTGCTGAGCGCGGCGGGCGCGAACTGCCGATCGCGGCGCGCTTCGTCGGTGCGCGCACCGAGGTCGATGCCGACACCACGCTCGTGCTCGAACGCGGCACCGACGGCCGCTTTACGTTTCGCACCGAACCGCGCGTCGACTGA
- a CDS encoding sigma-70 family RNA polymerase sigma factor: MAAVPSDVRQDVHALYRDHHGWLQGWLRRKLENAFDASDLAQDTFVRIIGSWARLGPPALLEPRAYLATVARHVLLNHYRRLSLEKVFLDTLAHLPDAQAPSPEERLAILETLHEIDAMLDGLPPKVRTAFLLAQLEGLAYADIAARMQVSVRTVKRYMANAYEACLLAAP; the protein is encoded by the coding sequence ATGGCCGCCGTGCCTTCAGACGTGCGACAGGACGTGCACGCACTCTACCGGGACCACCACGGCTGGTTGCAGGGCTGGCTGCGCCGAAAGCTCGAAAACGCGTTCGACGCATCCGACCTCGCGCAGGACACGTTCGTGCGTATCATCGGTTCCTGGGCGCGGCTGGGCCCACCAGCGTTGCTGGAGCCGCGCGCTTATCTCGCCACCGTCGCCCGCCACGTTCTTCTCAATCACTACCGGCGGCTTTCGCTCGAAAAAGTCTTTCTCGACACGCTCGCGCATCTGCCCGACGCGCAGGCGCCTTCCCCCGAGGAACGCCTTGCCATCCTCGAAACGCTTCACGAGATCGACGCCATGCTCGACGGCCTGCCGCCCAAGGTTCGAACCGCGTTCCTGCTGGCGCAGTTGGAAGGGCTGGCCTATGCGGATATCGCAGCGCGCATGCAAGTGAGCGTTCGCACGGTGAAGCGCTACATGGCGAACGCGTACGAAGCCTGCCTGCTGGCGGCTCCGTGA
- a CDS encoding aspartate carbamoyltransferase catalytic subunit, whose protein sequence is MNIVTPGQAGLAGESGSPERFRYGFLKGNPQLTKSGELKHLLTIEGLPRAIVTHILDTAEQFVSVTDREVKKVPLLRGKSVFNLFFENSTRTRTTFEIAATRLSADVLNLNINASSTSKGESLLDTINNLSAMHADMFVVRHASSGAPYLIAEHCAPHVHVINAGDGRHAHPTQGLLDMYTIRHYKRDFTNLRVAIVGDILHSRVARSDIHALTTLGVPEIRAVGPRTLLPGGLEQMGVRVFHNLDEGLRDVDVIIMLRLQNERMSGALLPSAQEYFQSWGLTPERLARAKPDAIVMHPGPMNRGVEIDSQVADGPQSVILNQVTFGIAVRMAVMSIVAGNND, encoded by the coding sequence ATGAACATCGTCACGCCGGGGCAGGCCGGTCTTGCCGGCGAGAGCGGATCGCCGGAACGCTTCCGCTATGGGTTTCTGAAGGGTAATCCGCAGCTCACGAAAAGCGGCGAACTCAAGCATTTGCTGACGATCGAGGGCCTGCCGCGCGCGATCGTCACGCACATCCTCGATACGGCCGAGCAGTTCGTGAGCGTGACCGACCGCGAGGTCAAGAAGGTGCCGCTGCTGCGGGGCAAGTCGGTCTTCAACCTCTTTTTCGAGAATTCGACGCGTACGCGCACGACGTTCGAGATCGCGGCCACGCGTTTGTCGGCCGACGTGCTGAACCTGAATATCAACGCGTCGTCGACGAGCAAGGGCGAATCGCTGCTCGATACGATCAACAATCTGTCGGCCATGCACGCGGACATGTTCGTCGTGCGTCATGCGTCGAGCGGCGCGCCGTATCTGATCGCCGAACATTGCGCGCCGCACGTGCACGTCATCAACGCGGGCGACGGCCGGCATGCGCATCCGACGCAGGGCCTGCTCGACATGTACACGATCCGCCACTACAAGCGCGACTTCACGAACCTGCGCGTGGCGATCGTCGGCGACATCCTGCATTCGCGCGTGGCGCGCTCCGACATCCATGCGTTGACGACGCTCGGCGTACCCGAAATCCGAGCCGTCGGCCCTCGTACGCTGCTGCCGGGCGGGCTCGAGCAAATGGGCGTGCGCGTTTTTCACAATCTCGACGAAGGGCTGCGCGACGTCGACGTGATCATCATGCTGCGGCTCCAGAACGAGCGCATGAGCGGTGCGCTGCTGCCATCGGCGCAAGAGTACTTCCAGAGCTGGGGGCTCACGCCCGAGCGTCTCGCGCGCGCGAAGCCCGATGCGATCGTAATGCATCCCGGGCCGATGAACCGTGGCGTGGAGATCGACTCGCAGGTGGCGGACGGCCCGCAGTCGGTGATCCTCAACCAGGTCACGTTCGGTATTGCCGTGCGCATGGCCGTGATGAGCATCGTCGCCGGCAACAATGATTGA
- a CDS encoding helix-turn-helix transcriptional regulator produces the protein MEYTFTLRYRLPDSSLDPDDLMERLGAAGCDDALVGTGLPGRVALEFTREAPSAREAFLSALADVRRAVPGGCLIEAVPDFVGLTDVAQAVGVTRQNMRKLMIAHAGSFPAPVHCGSAAIWHLAEVLAWLRARGSYDVGADLWETAAAAMQINVAKAARQAAPAFQEALGDLVE, from the coding sequence ATGGAATATACGTTTACGTTGAGGTACCGCTTGCCCGACAGTTCGCTCGATCCGGACGACCTGATGGAGCGGCTCGGAGCGGCGGGTTGCGACGACGCCCTGGTCGGTACGGGGCTGCCGGGCCGTGTCGCACTGGAGTTCACCCGCGAAGCCCCGAGCGCGCGCGAAGCGTTTCTCAGTGCACTGGCGGATGTCCGGCGGGCGGTTCCGGGCGGTTGCCTGATTGAGGCCGTGCCTGATTTCGTCGGTCTGACGGACGTCGCTCAAGCAGTGGGCGTGACGCGGCAGAACATGCGCAAACTGATGATCGCGCACGCCGGGAGTTTTCCGGCGCCGGTCCACTGCGGGAGCGCTGCGATATGGCACTTGGCCGAGGTGCTGGCTTGGCTTCGTGCACGAGGCAGCTACGATGTTGGCGCGGATCTCTGGGAAACGGCGGCGGCGGCAATGCAGATCAACGTGGCGAAAGCGGCGCGGCAGGCGGCGCCGGCCTTCCAGGAGGCGTTGGGCGATCTCGTGGAGTAA
- the groL gene encoding chaperonin GroEL (60 kDa chaperone family; promotes refolding of misfolded polypeptides especially under stressful conditions; forms two stacked rings of heptamers to form a barrel-shaped 14mer; ends can be capped by GroES; misfolded proteins enter the barrel where they are refolded when GroES binds), with protein MAAKDVVFGDSARAKMVEGVNILANAVKVTLGPKGRNVVLERSFGGPTVTKDGVSVAKEIELEDKLQNMGAQMVKEVASKTSDNAGDGTTTATVLAQSIVREGMKYVASGMNPMDLKRGIDKAVQAAVEELRKVSKPCTTSKEIAQVGAISANSDSSIGDRIAEAMDKVGKEGVITVEDGKSLADELEVVEGMQFDRGYLSPYFINNPDKQVAVLENPFVLLHDKKVSNIRDLLPVLEQVAKAGRPLLIIAEDVEGEALATLVVNNIRGILKTVAVKAPGFGDRRKAMLEDIAILTGGQVIAEETGLTLEKATLQELGQAKRIEVAKENTTIIDGAGDAKNIEARVKQIRTQIEEATSDYDREKLQERVAKLAGGVAVIKVGAATEVEMKEKKARVEDALHATRAAVEEGIVPGGGVALIRARAAIASVKGANADQDAGIKIVLRAMEEPLRQIVTNGGEEASVVVAAVAAGKGNYGYNAATGEYGDLVEAGVVDPTKVTRTALQNAASVAGLLLTTDAAVAELPKKEAAAPGGMPGGMGGMGMDM; from the coding sequence ATGGCAGCTAAAGACGTCGTATTCGGCGACAGCGCACGTGCCAAGATGGTTGAAGGCGTGAATATCCTCGCCAACGCGGTGAAGGTCACGCTGGGTCCGAAGGGCCGCAACGTCGTGCTCGAGCGTAGCTTCGGCGGCCCGACGGTCACCAAGGACGGTGTGTCGGTCGCGAAGGAAATCGAGCTCGAGGACAAGCTCCAGAACATGGGCGCGCAAATGGTCAAGGAAGTCGCTTCCAAGACCAGCGACAACGCCGGCGACGGCACGACGACGGCAACGGTGCTGGCCCAGTCGATCGTTCGTGAAGGCATGAAGTACGTCGCATCGGGCATGAACCCGATGGACCTCAAGCGCGGCATCGACAAGGCCGTGCAAGCTGCTGTGGAAGAGCTGCGCAAGGTCAGCAAGCCCTGCACGACGAGCAAGGAAATCGCTCAGGTCGGCGCGATCTCGGCAAACAGCGACTCGTCGATCGGCGATCGCATCGCCGAAGCGATGGACAAGGTCGGCAAGGAAGGCGTGATCACGGTCGAAGACGGCAAGTCGCTTGCCGACGAACTCGAAGTCGTGGAAGGCATGCAGTTCGACCGCGGCTACCTGTCGCCGTACTTCATCAACAACCCCGACAAGCAAGTCGCCGTGCTCGAGAACCCGTTCGTGCTGCTGCACGACAAGAAGGTGTCGAACATTCGCGATCTGCTGCCGGTGCTCGAGCAAGTGGCCAAGGCTGGCCGCCCGCTGCTGATCATCGCTGAAGACGTGGAAGGCGAAGCGCTCGCCACGCTCGTCGTCAACAACATCCGCGGTATCCTGAAGACCGTTGCGGTCAAGGCGCCGGGCTTCGGCGATCGTCGCAAGGCGATGCTCGAAGACATCGCGATCCTGACCGGCGGCCAGGTCATCGCCGAGGAAACGGGCCTGACGCTCGAGAAGGCGACGCTGCAAGAGCTCGGCCAAGCCAAGCGCATCGAAGTGGCCAAGGAAAACACCACGATCATCGACGGTGCCGGCGACGCAAAGAACATCGAAGCGCGTGTGAAGCAGATCCGCACGCAAATCGAAGAAGCGACCTCGGACTACGATCGCGAGAAGCTGCAGGAGCGCGTGGCGAAACTGGCCGGCGGCGTGGCCGTCATCAAGGTCGGTGCTGCAACCGAAGTCGAAATGAAGGAAAAGAAGGCGCGTGTCGAAGATGCGCTGCACGCTACGCGCGCAGCCGTTGAAGAAGGCATCGTGCCGGGCGGCGGCGTTGCGCTGATCCGTGCTCGCGCCGCGATCGCCAGCGTGAAGGGCGCCAACGCCGATCAAGACGCCGGCATCAAGATCGTGCTGCGCGCGATGGAAGAGCCGCTGCGTCAGATCGTGACGAACGGCGGCGAGGAAGCCAGCGTTGTCGTGGCGGCTGTCGCTGCCGGCAAGGGCAACTACGGCTACAACGCGGCCACCGGTGAATACGGCGACCTCGTGGAAGCCGGTGTCGTCGACCCGACGAAGGTGACGCGCACGGCGCTGCAAAACGCCGCGTCCGTCGCAGGCCTGCTGCTCACGACCGATGCGGCCGTTGCCGAGCTGCCGAAGAAGGAAGCGGCTGCTCCTGGCGGCATGCCGGGCGGCATGGGCGGCATGGGCATGGACATGTAA
- a CDS encoding rubredoxin has product MEYRSWMCLICGWIYDEEAGLPEEGIAPGTKWEDVPVNWTCPECGARKEDFEMVQI; this is encoded by the coding sequence ATGGAATACAGAAGCTGGATGTGCCTCATTTGCGGCTGGATCTACGATGAAGAAGCCGGGCTGCCGGAAGAGGGGATCGCGCCCGGCACCAAGTGGGAAGACGTCCCCGTGAACTGGACCTGCCCCGAGTGCGGCGCGCGCAAGGAAGACTTCGAGATGGTCCAGATCTGA
- a CDS encoding YqgE/AlgH family protein produces the protein MPKSNDRINLTNQFLIAMPNMADPTFSGTVVYLCDHSERGALGLVINRPTDIDLESLFSRIDLKLEIEPLLHVPVYFGGPVQTERGFVLHEPVEGSAYTSSMAVTGGLEMTTSKDVLEAVASGKGPQRFLLTLGHAGWGAGQLEEEISRNGWLTVEADPRIVFEVPAENRFEAALALLGVTPSMLSGDAGHA, from the coding sequence ATGCCCAAGAGTAACGATCGCATCAACCTGACCAACCAGTTCCTGATCGCCATGCCGAACATGGCCGATCCCACTTTCTCTGGGACCGTGGTCTACCTTTGCGATCACAGCGAGCGCGGCGCGCTCGGCCTGGTCATCAACCGGCCCACCGACATCGATCTCGAGTCGCTGTTCAGCCGCATCGATCTGAAGCTCGAGATCGAACCATTGCTGCACGTTCCCGTTTATTTTGGCGGCCCGGTCCAGACCGAGCGCGGCTTCGTCTTGCACGAGCCCGTCGAGGGCAGTGCGTACACTTCGTCGATGGCCGTCACGGGCGGGCTCGAGATGACGACTTCGAAAGACGTTCTCGAAGCCGTGGCGAGCGGCAAGGGGCCGCAACGCTTTTTGCTGACCCTGGGCCATGCCGGCTGGGGCGCCGGCCAGCTCGAGGAAGAAATCTCGCGCAATGGCTGGCTCACCGTCGAGGCCGATCCCCGGATCGTGTTCGAGGTGCCGGCGGAGAACCGGTTCGAGGCGGCGCTTGCGCTGCTTGGCGTCACGCCCTCGATGCTTTCGGGCGACGCGGGACACGCATGA